The Streptomyces sp. NBC_00236 DNA window CGGCGCCGAGGTGGCTGTCGCGCACGGTCAGCATCGGGTGCGCGGTGAGGTCGGACGAGGGCACCCAGGGGCGGGCCAGTTTGAAGTAGCCGTCCGGCGCGGTGCTGGTGATGCGGGAGCGCCGCACCAGGTAGCCGTGCGGGTTGGCACCGGCGGTGCTGGGCGCGAAGACGAAGCCGTACGGCGCGGCCGTCAGATCGGTGCGGGCCAGGGTGCGGAAGTGGCAGCCGTCGAGGACCGCGGTGGCGCGGCCGAAGACGAAGTCGACGTCGCCTTCGACGTAGCAGTCGCGGTAGTACTGGCGGGCGAAGGCGGTGAGGGCGAGGGAGTCGGCGTACAGGGTGTCCTGGTGTCCCAGGAAGCGGCAGCCGTAGAACGCCGAGCGGTCGCCCTGCACCTTGATGGCGACGGCCTGGGTGCCGGTGTAATCGGGATGGTCGGCGCGCAGCCAGTCGTTGGCGAAGGTCAGGCCGTGGGCGGTGAGTCCGGCGGGCCGGGCGGTGACGGTGGCGGAGCCGCTGGTGCCGTAGGTTCCCGAACCGTCGGGCCGGGGGGTGCCGTTGGCGTTGGCGTACACGATGACGGTGTCGTGCGGGTCGTCGCTCGCGCCGATGAGGGTGAGGCCGGTCCGGTCGGCCGGGATGTCGACGGTCTCGCGGTAGGTGCCCGGGGCGATCACCAGGGTGCGGCCGGGGCCGGTCGCGGCGTCCACGGCGGCCTGGACCGCGGTGTGGTCGCCCCTGCCGCGTGCGTCGACGTACAGGGTCGCGGCGTCCAGGCGGTGGGACGGTGAGCCGTAGCGTCCGAAGGGGCGGGCGCCGGGACGGTCCTGGGCGTGCGCGGCGGGGGCCGCGCCGAGGGCGAGGGCGGCGCTGCCGCCCGCGAGCAGGGCCAGGGCGCTGCGTCTGCTGGGCATGGCGGTACTTCCTTACTTCCTGCGCGGGGTGTGCGACGGGCCGGGCGGCACCCCCGCCGGTGCCGTGGAGGCACCGGCGGGGGCGGTCCGGTACGGGACTGTCGGTGCTCAGGCGCCGGGAATCCGGCCGGCGCCCGCCTTGAGGCCCACGATCAGGGGCACGAACAGCGGGTGGTCGACCCTGGTGCGCAGGGTCGGCGTCCATCCGGCGCCCGCGGTGAGCTGCTCCGCGGGGACGCCCGCGTTGTGGACGGCGATGAGGTCCGTGCGGCGGCCGTTGACGTAGTTGTCCGTGGCGGTGAGCGGGGACTCGGACCACTTCTTGAGGATCTTGGCCTGGTCGAATCCGGCGCCGAGGGTGAACGCGTTGTGCTCGGCGACGAGCTGGGACTTGGAGCCGATGCCGTAGGTGTAGCCGTAGACGCTGCCCTTGGTGGCGACGAAGTGGTTGTTGTACGAGTCGACCTGCCCGAAGCGGACGCGGGGGGCGCGCTCGTTCACGTCCTTGAAGAGGTTGTGGTGCAGGGTGACCCGGAGCTTGCCGCTGTCGGTCGCGCCGGCTCCGTCGCTGTTGCCGATGAGCATCGTCTTGTCGTGGTCCTTGAGGACGTTGTACGAGACGGTG harbors:
- a CDS encoding pectinesterase family protein; amino-acid sequence: MPSRRSALALLAGGSAALALGAAPAAHAQDRPGARPFGRYGSPSHRLDAATLYVDARGRGDHTAVQAAVDAATGPGRTLVIAPGTYRETVDIPADRTGLTLIGASDDPHDTVIVYANANGTPRPDGSGTYGTSGSATVTARPAGLTAHGLTFANDWLRADHPDYTGTQAVAIKVQGDRSAFYGCRFLGHQDTLYADSLALTAFARQYYRDCYVEGDVDFVFGRATAVLDGCHFRTLARTDLTAAPYGFVFAPSTAGANPHGYLVRRSRITSTAPDGYFKLARPWVPSSDLTAHPMLTVRDSHLGAGIDTDEPYGTMSSGFPWQEQRFAEYRNTGPGARVTVPANRPRLTAAEARLHTAAAWFGDWRPYR